A DNA window from Paenibacillus sp. HWE-109 contains the following coding sequences:
- a CDS encoding competence/damage-inducible protein A, translating to MKAEIVAIGTELLLGQIVNTNAQFLSRECAAIGVDVYFQTVVGDNEQRLLETFKLAASRADVVICTGGLGPTQDDLTKDVLAGFAGRELIIHEPSMTAITDMFQTRGIHMVDSNRRQALMLADSDPLHNETGLAVGIAFTYEGTHFILLPGPPKEMKPMFSKHAVPWLQTKMTDEVPLYSKMLKFAGIGESNLEHQLLDLIAAQTDPTIAPYAKEGEVTIRITTRAQSADEGEKKLQSTEQAIRSRLSEHLYAEQDVPIEAVVVQLLAAKKLTLAVAESCTGGLLSDLITSIPGSSQPFLGGVICYTNALKHQLLSVPMEVLEGEGAPGAVSSETAVLLAEHISGKTGSDFGISVTGVAGPSPSEGKPVGLVYIGFAQKNKPTQVIELQLSGNRESIKHRAAKSALYQLWKQLKDQ from the coding sequence ATGAAAGCTGAAATTGTCGCTATTGGAACAGAACTATTGCTTGGTCAAATCGTGAACACGAATGCACAATTCCTATCACGTGAATGCGCTGCGATCGGTGTCGACGTGTATTTCCAAACCGTTGTCGGTGATAATGAACAGAGATTGCTTGAAACCTTCAAATTAGCGGCTTCCAGAGCGGACGTCGTCATTTGTACGGGCGGGCTTGGCCCAACCCAGGATGACTTGACCAAAGACGTGCTGGCTGGGTTCGCAGGCCGTGAATTGATCATCCATGAACCATCGATGACAGCAATAACCGATATGTTCCAAACCCGCGGCATTCATATGGTGGACAGCAATCGAAGACAAGCATTGATGTTGGCGGACAGTGATCCTTTGCATAACGAAACGGGGCTAGCCGTTGGAATCGCTTTTACATACGAAGGGACCCATTTTATTCTATTGCCAGGTCCTCCCAAGGAAATGAAGCCTATGTTCTCAAAACATGCAGTTCCCTGGCTACAGACTAAGATGACTGACGAAGTACCCCTGTATTCCAAGATGCTTAAATTTGCCGGCATCGGCGAATCCAATCTGGAACATCAATTGCTTGATTTGATTGCAGCCCAAACCGATCCAACCATTGCTCCTTACGCCAAAGAGGGCGAGGTGACAATTCGTATTACGACACGCGCACAATCCGCTGATGAAGGCGAGAAAAAGCTGCAATCCACGGAACAAGCGATTAGAAGTCGATTGTCTGAACATCTCTATGCGGAACAAGACGTCCCTATTGAAGCCGTCGTTGTGCAATTGTTGGCGGCTAAGAAACTAACACTTGCCGTTGCGGAAAGCTGTACAGGCGGTTTGTTGAGTGATCTGATAACTTCAATTCCAGGCAGCTCGCAGCCATTTCTTGGAGGCGTAATCTGTTATACTAATGCGCTCAAACATCAGCTTCTTTCCGTTCCGATGGAAGTTCTTGAAGGCGAGGGAGCTCCCGGTGCGGTAAGCAGTGAAACAGCTGTTCTGCTAGCTGAACATATAAGCGGGAAGACCGGAAGTGACTTTGGCATCTCGGTTACCGGCGTAGCGGGTCCAAGTCCTTCAGAAGGCAAGCCGGTGGGGCTGGTATATATTGGATTCGCGCAAAAAAATAAGCCAACCCAAGTGATTGAGCTGCAGCTTTCAGGCAATCGGGAATCAATCAAACATAGAGCAGCCAAAAGTGCGCTCTATCAATTATGGAAACAGTTGAAAGATCAATAA
- the rimO gene encoding 30S ribosomal protein S12 methylthiotransferase RimO yields the protein MTEKVKVVTLGCEKNMVDSEIMAGLIHGRGFQLVDNKEDATVIIVNTCGFIDAAKEESVNTILDMAELKQTANLKALIVSGCLTQRYKKQLMDEMPEIDGIVGTGDFDKINHIVDEALRGKKPVLVGNPVFNYDADLPRLVATPRYTAYVKIAEGCDNACTFCSIPIMRGAFKSRSMESVVAEVANLAAQGVKEISLIAQDSTNYGTDLYDSFMLPTLLNKVSEVEGIEWVRLHYAYPGFFSDELIEVMASNPKICKYIDMPLQHSEDSILKRMRRPGRQKDTRELVRKIREAIPDVALRTSLIVGFPGETEEDFENLKKFVSDVQFDRLGVFAYSKEDDTPAARLPDQVPDDVKEYRANAIMEIQREISNIRGGRRIGQEIDVLIERYDGRSDVYIGRSQFDAPEIDGEVFVSNGKLNIGEMAKVRITHSYEFDLSGEVIA from the coding sequence ATGACAGAAAAGGTTAAAGTAGTAACCCTCGGATGCGAAAAGAATATGGTTGATTCCGAGATTATGGCTGGATTAATACATGGACGTGGTTTTCAACTTGTGGACAACAAGGAAGACGCTACCGTCATTATCGTGAACACTTGCGGGTTCATTGATGCAGCAAAAGAAGAATCCGTAAATACAATTTTGGATATGGCAGAACTGAAACAAACCGCAAATCTCAAAGCGCTTATCGTTTCAGGCTGTTTAACTCAGCGCTATAAGAAGCAGCTAATGGACGAAATGCCAGAAATTGATGGCATTGTTGGTACTGGAGATTTTGATAAAATCAATCATATCGTAGATGAAGCTCTACGTGGCAAGAAACCGGTTCTAGTGGGGAATCCGGTATTTAATTATGATGCGGATCTGCCAAGACTTGTGGCAACCCCCCGCTATACAGCCTATGTGAAAATCGCAGAAGGCTGCGACAATGCGTGTACGTTTTGCAGTATTCCGATTATGCGCGGTGCATTCAAAAGCAGAAGCATGGAGTCTGTCGTTGCAGAAGTGGCTAATTTGGCTGCACAAGGCGTTAAGGAAATTAGCCTTATTGCACAAGATTCCACGAATTACGGTACCGATCTTTATGATAGCTTTATGCTGCCTACCTTATTGAACAAAGTTAGCGAAGTAGAAGGTATTGAGTGGGTAAGGCTGCATTATGCGTATCCAGGATTCTTTAGCGATGAGCTGATCGAAGTGATGGCGTCTAATCCCAAGATCTGCAAGTATATCGATATGCCTCTGCAACATAGTGAAGATTCGATCCTTAAGCGGATGAGAAGACCAGGTCGCCAGAAAGATACGCGCGAGTTGGTTCGCAAAATCCGTGAGGCTATTCCTGATGTCGCGCTGCGCACATCTCTTATAGTTGGTTTCCCTGGGGAAACGGAGGAAGATTTCGAAAACTTAAAGAAATTCGTAAGCGACGTACAATTCGATCGTCTGGGTGTTTTTGCTTACTCCAAGGAAGATGATACGCCAGCAGCACGTTTGCCGGATCAAGTTCCAGACGATGTAAAAGAATATCGGGCGAATGCCATTATGGAAATTCAACGTGAAATTTCGAATATACGCGGCGGACGCCGTATCGGTCAAGAAATTGATGTGCTGATTGAAAGATACGATGGCAGAAGCGATGTCTATATTGGCCGCTCCCAGTTTGACGCTCCCGAGATTGATGGCGAAGTATTCGTATCTAATGGGAAGTTGAATATTGGCGAGATGGCAAAAGTTCGCATTACCCACTCCTATGAGTTTGATTTATCAGGGGAGGTTATTGCATGA
- the recA gene encoding recombinase RecA, translating into MTDRRAALDNALRQIEKQFGKGSIMKLGESTHMQVETISTGALALDIALGIGGFPRGRIIEVYGPESSGKTTVALHAIAEVQRVGGQAAFIDAEHALDPSYASKLGINIDELLLSQPDTGEQALEIAEALVRSGAVDIIVIDSVAALVPKAEIEGEMGDSHVGLQARLMSQALRKLSGAINKSKVIAIFINQLREKVGVMFGNPETTPGGRALKFYSSVRLDVRRIETIKQGNDMVGNRTRIKVVKNKVAPPFKQAEVDIMYGEGISREGSIIDIGTEMDIVNKSGAWYSYEGERLGQGRENAKQFLKDNKAISETIELKIRENSNLIKAVGLNEDEDEDELEVAFE; encoded by the coding sequence TTGACAGATCGTCGCGCAGCACTTGATAATGCACTACGTCAAATTGAAAAACAGTTCGGTAAAGGCTCCATCATGAAACTTGGAGAGTCTACGCATATGCAAGTTGAAACGATTTCAACTGGAGCGCTTGCGCTTGATATTGCACTAGGTATAGGTGGATTCCCACGCGGAAGAATTATTGAAGTTTACGGTCCGGAATCTTCAGGTAAAACGACGGTAGCCCTTCACGCGATTGCAGAAGTACAGAGAGTTGGCGGACAAGCTGCCTTTATTGATGCTGAACATGCCTTGGATCCTTCTTACGCAAGTAAACTTGGTATTAACATAGATGAGCTTCTATTATCCCAACCAGACACGGGTGAGCAAGCTTTAGAGATCGCTGAAGCGCTTGTACGCAGTGGCGCAGTGGATATCATCGTCATCGACTCGGTTGCTGCGCTTGTTCCGAAAGCGGAAATTGAAGGCGAGATGGGCGATTCACACGTTGGTTTGCAGGCTCGTTTGATGTCTCAAGCTCTTCGTAAACTTTCAGGTGCAATTAACAAGTCCAAAGTTATTGCGATCTTCATCAACCAACTGCGTGAAAAAGTTGGCGTCATGTTTGGTAACCCAGAGACAACGCCTGGTGGTCGCGCATTGAAGTTTTACTCCTCTGTACGACTTGATGTTCGTCGTATTGAAACGATCAAACAAGGAAATGACATGGTCGGTAACCGTACAAGAATTAAGGTCGTTAAGAATAAAGTAGCGCCTCCATTCAAACAAGCGGAAGTTGATATTATGTATGGCGAGGGTATTTCCCGCGAAGGCAGTATTATTGATATCGGTACAGAGATGGATATCGTTAATAAGAGCGGAGCTTGGTACTCGTATGAAGGCGAGCGACTGGGTCAAGGTCGTGAGAATGCGAAGCAATTCTTGAAAGACAACAAAGCTATTTCCGAAACGATAGAGCTGAAAATTCGTGAAAACAGCAACTTAATCAAAGCTGTTGGTCTAAACGAAGATGAGGACGAAGATGAATTGGAAGTTGCTTTCGAATAA
- the pgsA gene encoding CDP-diacylglycerol--glycerol-3-phosphate 3-phosphatidyltransferase, which produces MNLANRITVARILLVPIIMFFLLIKVKFPHIRIEEFSITYNQIIAALIFIIAASTDSLDGYIARKRNLVTNLGKLLDPLADKLLVTAVLVSLVEMDKVDAWIVIVIISREWAVTGLRQIALLEGTVMAASKWGKAKTAAQITAIIALLINNFPFTFLHFPFDVIASWAAAIITVYSGIEYFVKNKHVIDFSEKA; this is translated from the coding sequence ATGAACCTAGCCAATCGCATCACCGTGGCGAGGATTTTATTAGTACCTATCATCATGTTTTTCTTGTTGATCAAGGTAAAATTTCCACATATACGGATTGAGGAGTTCAGTATTACGTACAATCAAATTATTGCTGCCTTAATTTTCATTATTGCAGCGAGTACCGATAGTTTAGACGGTTACATAGCCAGAAAACGTAATCTTGTAACTAACTTAGGCAAGCTGTTAGATCCGCTCGCGGATAAGCTGCTTGTTACAGCTGTACTCGTTTCTTTAGTTGAAATGGATAAAGTAGATGCTTGGATTGTCATTGTGATTATCAGTAGAGAATGGGCAGTTACCGGACTTCGCCAAATTGCTCTATTGGAAGGCACAGTCATGGCTGCGAGCAAATGGGGAAAGGCAAAGACGGCTGCACAGATTACGGCCATCATTGCACTGCTTATCAATAATTTTCCGTTTACGTTTCTGCACTTCCCCTTTGATGTTATAGCTAGTTGGGCAGCAGCGATTATTACGGTCTACTCAGGAATTGAGTACTTTGTGAAGAATAAACACGTCATAGACTTTTCAGAAAAAGCATAA